From a single Sorghum bicolor cultivar BTx623 chromosome 5, Sorghum_bicolor_NCBIv3, whole genome shotgun sequence genomic region:
- the LOC8070643 gene encoding NAC domain-containing protein 2, translated as MRTNGDRGWPAMMMESHGGSGGGGGGGGGGSDPLLAPGFRFYPTEEELLTFYLRHRLAGTRPVVEHLIPVVDIYSYHPSELRAMAGAASVSDPEQWFFFCPRAERELHGGRPARTTPSGYWKATGSPSYVYSSSSSPTANNRVIGEKRTMVFYQGRAPTGNKTPWKMNEYKAVADADADDHAPAGAPIMLRNEFSVCRVYISTGTLRSFDRRPHPPSGGLAAVHCGYQRQQQLQPLLPPPAAAAAAAKTTSLHNQQQTMMLAAVVVDDDSAADNNGRRRHAVEHSHDSSSSGSRGVGGGVDGAEDAATAIDWDWNSLIPPVDDDDLAFTGVDDLTRVIWPHN; from the exons ATGCGAACGAACGGCGACAGGGGGTGGCCGGCGATGATGATGGAAAGCCATGGTGgtagtggcggcggcggcggcggcggcggcggcggcagtgaTCCGTTGCTGGCGCCGGGGTTCCGGTTCTACCCGACGGAGGAGGAGCTGCTGACGTTCTACCTCCGGCACCGGCTCGCCGGCACCAGGCCCGTCGTGGAGCACCTGATCCCCGTCGTCGACATCTACAGCTACCACCCGTCAGAGCTCCGGGCGATGGCCGGCGCGGCGAGCGTCTCCGACCCGGAGCAGTGGTTCTTCTTCTGCCCGCGCGCAGAGCGGGAGCTCCACGGCGGCCGGCCCGCGCGCACCACGCCGTCGGGATACTGGAAGGCCACGGGGTCGCCGTCCTACGtctactcctcctcctcctcgcccaccGCCAACAACCGCGTCATCGGCGAGAAGCGCACCATGGTCTTCTACCAGGGCCGCGCGCCCACCGGCAACAAGACCCCCTGGAAGATGAACGAGTACAAGGccgtcgccgacgccgacgccgacgaccatGCACCTGCCGGAGCGCCCATCATG CTGCGTAACGAGTTCAGCGTCTGCCGGGTGTACATCAGCACCGGCACGCTGAGGTCCTTCGACCGCCGGCCGCACCCGCCGAGCGGCGGTCTCGCCGCCGTCCACTGCGGCTACCAACGACAGCAACAGCTACAGCCACTGCTACCACcaccagcagcggcggcggcggcggcgaagacgACGAGCCTCCACAACCAGCAGCAGACGATGATGCTTGCTGcggtcgtcgtcgacgacgactcCGCGGCCGACAACAACGGACGGCGGCGGCATGCGGTGGAGCACTCTCACGACAGCTCGTCGTCGGGGTCGCGAGGCGTTGGCGGCGGCGTGGACGGAGCAGAAGACGCCGCCACGGCCATCGACTGGGACTGGAACTCGCTCATCCCTCCCGTGGATGACGATGATCTCGCCTTCACCGGCGTCGATGACTTGACCCGTGTCATTTGGCCCCATAATTGA